A region of the Silene latifolia isolate original U9 population chromosome 9, ASM4854445v1, whole genome shotgun sequence genome:
gaagtttttctttcctgtcgactttgttgtccttgatatgcctgaggatgaccatattcccatcattttgggtaggccatttctgcacactgctagtgcagtcatcgatgtcggtctaggtaccttgactttcaaagtgggaaagcactccattgtttttgcccagccggctaagaaaaagggtCCCATGTGGCTCTGTCTGTAACACGGTTTCGAAAAGAAATcgtattttgtgcttcctgaattgctcTGTCCCTATTACTCTCTttgtattaacccctccgcccgaATCGGGATCAAGAAGGAGGaaaaacttgttgttttagacatcgcaggagctggtttggggaaggaagagcagcTGGATGCTCCAGCTGAGACAGAGCAGATCGTCtcaagaggcggtcttggatgcctaagttatGGGGACCGACGAGGAGGTGGAAGATGAGCGGTTAAGGTGAGATGGGCAGATTTGGAGTCCAACGattccaaggaagtccttgattggggagatgacgaagctgatcagctgagttctccgtctgtcgaagctaagaagggtgcaactgataagatgagcaccattgaggctacctctagtagccagaagccgacgaagtgggccatcccgtggtcctttttgatcaactattagttgatcaaattcgttataaacttcacttTATTGCTTCCGAactattttttattgcttttgcgtgcgcgaaaacttcgcttttatttcgtttgcttaggattttcaagtgttttagacttcgttctgggttttgcgcaattttgggcgcgttctattgtgcatttgcaggtatttagagcttattggctcaaatcattgagcaattacgaagaaataagacactgcaaAGAAGATGtgttttcgatcgatcgatcggcaccattggtcgatcgatcaattgcGGGTTTACGgagagctactgttcacgcccacttggtcgatcgattgtccttagtggtcgatcgacccttTCTTCTTTGCTATatgcgttcacgacctctccccttgtttgtgtttggtcgatatgcggattcaagggagttttctactccactttattttccgtcgaatcatctatttcttcttttgtttcaattatgcacaatttttacgtttcaaaattgctttcttcagtcttatgcgtggcttttaattgtcttttcaggtccttattggtagcactgctggctactgaaacctcctagctcacgctggtttggggaggtttcctttactgcgcttaaagtcttgtgagttcccaagtctttcctttatgtcattatgtttttatttcccttttctcgcaaattcccgtttctcttcgctttcattatatgattttgcacaatggggacattgtgcgatttggtttggggaagggttttgcgtcgcacttcattcatttgtttgcattcacgtttaaatttcagtttgcatcgtttatttcattttcacatatatcaaaaattcaaaaaatttgaaaaatttcaaaaaattttccataaaatgcacgtttattttagcatataggtcgagtcggaacggtagtatttcaaggatgattttgcaattgcacctgttttgcctaagccttgcttgacttacatgttattagtagaatcgtaaatgcatatctacgagttttcgttacatccTTGCTGAACTTgtgacttgactttaataattggcaacctacatcatatttctgagatttagagcccataactggtgacattcatgaccagttcatctaggaatgtgagtagtactccttatgagacatgtgtccttaatttgcataattatgaatttgatctacttaatacctgtatgcattcggtttgtggttagttgacacatgtggtagaggtttccttttctcattttacccataagctccacatctgccaaaaatatcctttttgtcctatttactacatcctacatttagcctatcctttgtcaagctagtagtctgttttcttgggattgttactcgtttttggtggcatatgctctgttgagatgatggttggaaaatgaaagaaggaaagaaagaaacaaaagaaaagaaaaaaaataaatgaaaatgattcgaaaaagaaaaaaaaaagagagaaaagtttatgtactgttcaaagcagtcgatcgactgctcctttaggtcgatcgactgaagttcgtgaaagaaaagaaaagaaatcaattcgcataatttgatccttatcttttggcgatttttgctcccatgtttcatttatatcatatggggagtttattgatttagtattttggagattgtgagttttgtgcttgctatagcaccgtttcgtttgattatgagcaagaagttggatgttgccatttggttccgttttggtactagcttgatcacctgtacctccactttaccataaaatgttttgcctcttcttacccatacctcacacttccataattatacctcggcatgtgtcaatggtcatctgtttggttggaatgcatatgtacggtcatagaggtctCCTTCATAATTTATTCtttggcatgtcttcataggtcgtgattaggtgagagtcactacaaatttacttctttctatcttacatgtatatcacctgcgcttattgagtgatttgagtgacccgtgagagtccgatttgataagtctttaATCAACGGTTGCAGACCTTTTAACGgttttataattcgtttgcatgattcacattactaattgattgttggttgtgcattaaattggtttaggccctacagtttgcaattcgctctgagtttgaactcgttccattaggtcattagatcgagtctagttcttgcttggggacaagcaaggtttggtttggggagatttgatgcgtgtcatttatatgatgttttacatctctttttacacgcatttcagagctcatttgtttagtttatgctacatttctccctatttccatctacttccgtattttgtactttattgtagaaatgtgaagaattcgacgggaaatcaagccaaatctgtcCCGAGTAACTGCATTGCGAATGACGtgaaggaattgcttaaggaacgagcttggtgcgcgatccaaggcccaaaagacaagtccacgagaataaagaagtcaagtagcagctcagcgatcgatcgactagtcccatcatcgatcgaccaatgctcgggatcGAAGCTCTTtattctttgaggagcgatcgatcgaccggcccgagtagtcgatcgaccgatttcgATTCAggcgggaattaaaagattgagaaactcaaggcccgtgaagtttaggtttaggaaatagttgttgcgcttatttgctatataacgtaacacaacttTCAGTTTAAGCATCAAGTCTTTTAGGGATaattttacatcaagttttagAATTAATTTTTCATTCAAAGTTCTTTATCGAATAATTAAGGTTTGGAATTATCGTGAGCATCGAAATTCGGTTCTTATTAATCAAATCTTacccctgcaattcggtatttcTCCTGTTTACTTTCAGTTTACGTACtttgctaatagattagaattgatagttagtgttcaGGAGCCAATTATCGTTTCAAGATCGTTGTTATTTAATTTTAGTATGAATTCGTAATTGTCATGagctttattgttgtttttaccttcaccatgagtagctaaatagttagtgctaggatgtaggcgatttatggctaggcggcattagattaaacacggactgaacccgcgtgtcagtcgatcgactgacatggttggtcgatcgactgaccttgtaaggttatccttcgttttagttgaatttaaacttgtatttaacaaatcgaatgcatgcgaccagttagatacctattttgtgaccgacccattagaccgaaaggtagggtaggttgtttgaccgtcaattaatttgactaaactgtgctaagatcgaaagataggtatagtttagaccattagtcacttttcaggacgaaagttagtattagtgacattagggacctatagcgagatcgagagatgctatttgttaggagtggaccgagaggacctcttatttcccgccttaccgtgtttaattcagaccgacttagttttttGCCTTAGGAAgccgtaatgacccgaccatcctagtacccttcttttatctgtttaaatcatatttttagtttattttccttttattgtttttagctatagaacaattcaaatcaacccccatattagttacctcagactgaacattaatcaactaaagtttacaactgcctccttgcggatcgaccctgttaccactagcctaggttagtcttaataggaattataaattttatctttggtactcacagcgacgggtatcagagATCTTCGaatataggctacgtcatcatccaagcttgattaatctttagacggacttcgtcttcacataaatcttgaatgaatcttcaaatcgtttgatcttgaattgagGCTTGATTCTTATATAATTTCATCACAACTTCCTTTGTTGTTTGTATTGGATAATCTAAAaaacttagacaaacgattacacgcaataagtatataaattataaagcaccttgacatcattaaaacataaacatatacactatatggttcaacaagattGACATTCATGAAGAAGGTGAAGGTTTCCAACTCTGGTTGTTAGATGCGTCTATTGAAGATGATCTATTGATGGTAATTTCATTATTCATCTCTTCTTTTATGTTTTTTACGCCGCCTAAATTCATATTTTCACATTATTTTCGATTTATTCTAAAATGATTGCTTAGATGCTTGCATGTAACAATTGATTACGGTATTTGAGTGAAACATGTTCATTACAAAATAGACATGCAAATTAATATTTAAGATAAATTTCATTGTTTGCATTTTTCGACACTTTTTTTATTAGATCTATGAGTATATTGACTTACAAATGCTATAAACAATAAAAAGACCTATTTTGTTAATATCTATTGCGATTTAGTTCATAATATATTAGATCTGTTTTAAAAGAGATGTTAAAAATTTATTAATTGAGTTGTTATGTTGTTAGTCTTCATTTTTTATCACTGTTATTGAAAATATTGCCTAAAAATGACTACTGTTATTAAACATTGAATATGAAAGATCCGTGGTTGTTGCATGgttttttatttgtattacttCAGAATGAAAGATCTGTGGTTCTTGCATGTTTTTTAAATTGGATAATTTTAATTCACAATCATAGAACTGTGGTTTCTACCATGTTTTTCGAGTTGGAAGGCAGAGATCTATGCATGTCAAAAAAAAATCCAAGTTTATTCTCTGAAATTTTTTCAAAACATGTTCAAAATTATGCTGCTTAAGGgtgttttttcaaaaaaaaaaaccctagattaattgattgaaatTCCATAATGTGACAGTACTCGTATTTTGATACGTCTTTTGGTGTTTTCAATGACTAAATATGATAAAATTGTGCATTTATCTGCATATATTAATTATTTCCTGTTTTCAATGAATGAATATGATACGTTTCTCCACTTCATTGCatttattaattattcaattttttttgttatttgaaaAATTAATTTCACAGTTTTATTAGATTATTGGTTAAATATAAAACCGAGTGTAAATTTGAAAATTGCATTATTAATTTTTGTTGTACTTTATCTATAGAACAATGTTAACAAATTTAACCCGTCCACAACTTAAAACCGTGTAGAAGTCCAATTGAGTCTGACCTAACCCAATTCTATGACACCTGAACCAACCCAATTATGGCTCACATGGCCCAACCCAATCCAGTCAGACCTAACACAATTCTAACATGAGTTtacctaacccaacccaacctgTCTTGACATGAGCCATCCCATGGCAGAtaaacctgagtcaacccaaccTGACTTTACCTGGCCCATCCAAACCTGAGTTGACCCAAACCCTGCATGGGTTGACCCGACCCAACAAACCCAAACCCAAGTTaacctaacccaacccaacccgacaTGGGTTGACATAATCCAACCCAACCTAACATGGGTTGACATAATCCAACCCAACCCAACATGGGTTGATCTAACCCAACTCAACCAACCCAACATGGAttgacctaacccaacccaacctaACATGGATTGACCTAAGCCAACCTAACCCAATATGGATTAAACTAACCCAATCCAGCCCAACGGGttgacctaacccaacccaactGGTTGActtaacccaacccaacccaacagGTTGACCTAACCTGACCCAACCCAACTGGGGTTGACCTAACCCGACCTTTTTTTAACAATGTTGACCCAACCCAACCTGTTGCCACCTGACCCAACCCAACGTCGTCTTTCACACTCCGGTTTTAATTAAGGCAATCATAAATTATCAATCAATTTGTTACATTTCTCAACTCATTTTTTTTGGAATTGTCAGTTCTATTCTAATATATACAAATCATACTAATTGTTCTACACTTGTTTGCAGATCATTTATTGACATGTGAAAAGTTAAGTATATTTGCTGATTTTGTTCTTGTAATATACCTTTCAATTTTATATTACCCTTTCTGCAAAGATAATTTACTAACATTTGTTAATGTTGCTTGTTGCAGACACATACTGAAGGTTTCAAAATTCTAAGTTAAGTGAAGTTTAATCATTGTTTGTTTATAAAACTTTCCTTTTTAAGTAATACTCATGAACTTAATACTAATGAAATTGTTTTATTAACTTACAGGATATAGGATCAGTCTTTTTTTCCATGGAAGCATgcatattgttcataaaagacaGATGAACTTAAGTAATCAATAACACATTGTAactaatttttttatttatagaaaaaattaAAGAAACATACTATTTTCCGTGTTCATTCCCTGCTGTCTTCCCCTTTTTTTGGCTTCTTCTTGAATTCCCGTTTTCCATGTTTAACCCAGCAATGTTTTGATGCTTCTCAAGATGATACAAAATATGTGCAACGCTTGTCAGATTATTGTTGCTTATCTATTTACTTGAACTTCATATACAGGTAAACTAAATATGTGTTTGATTGATTTGTATTCTATAAATGCATTTTCAGGCCATTGTTTGAGaattgatttgcttccatttctCACCTTTATGCATAACTACTTAGTTCAGTTTAATCCGCAATTGCCCACTAATTTATAAACTGCATCTAGTGCATCATGGTTAGTTAACCATAACTATTTAAACCGTCACTTAAGCTGAAATAAAACTGACATTGTTTTTCCAGAAGTTTTTGTTTACACGTTCCCTGACTAATTAATGTACATTTTCAAAACGTGTTATAAATTTGTGCAAATTTATCCATCTGTTTTTTTAATTCGATGTTTTTCAATATATGTCAATTACTCGTCCAAAATTTTTTGTTTACTCGTGGGTTGAATAATGGATGTACCCTAATACtgttatttgaaaaaaaaaaaaaacatgttgcTTTTGGTCATTACTTCATTTATTAATGACTAATGACATGTCTCATAAATTGGAAATGAAAAGTAAAGAAATATATTAGATAATGTTGAGAAAATTACATTTATACTTCGTGAAATTGAAATAAAATAGTAGAAACGTAGAACATAAATAAGGTTTATTTAATGATGTTGCTAGCTTTTCCAATATGATGCATCTTTGCCATCTACTTACTTTCTTGTTTAATATTGCATCCAATCGTTGCTGTCCGTAAAGCTCCATATTTGAAATGTAGTAGCATCCCTTTGTCCTTCAGCTTCTTGGATTTTCTGCATTATAAACTTGCTACACATCTACCTTATCTATGACTACATAAATTATTTTATTACAACTTGAAATTAACTTGGTCCAATACAGTAGAGAAAACAACAAAgtccaaaaacaaaaacacaaatgtCCTTTAAAAACGTGGTCCAGAAATTGCTTAAAAGTTGAAATGTTTTTTAGAACGCCATAGGCTGCTTGCCCATCTTAATTTCCTTCAGTTTTGTTGCAGATGATTTGTCGGATGCCTCAGCCATCAGCACGACACCTTTCTGTGGTGTGATCTCTTCAGAATTTAGCACAGGTTCAAACTCAACTATCTCTCTCATTTCCTCCTAACAAAAAAAAATGGTTACTGAAAAAGTCATTAGTATAAAAAACTTAGTTGAAGTTGAAATTCAATTCACCATCATTGAGTCGGTTCTCGTTGTGTCCCTTGTTGAAGTTGAAATTGCTTGTTCCTAAAACAGAGGACGATATTTAttagtaaatgtaaacaaaaaaagtTAAGTTTGTATAAATTAGTCATTAATTGATGTCATACCTTTCTTGCATTATTCATGGCATCCCACTTGGCAATTGTTCTTGGATCATCACATAAACTGATCACCCCATATGAGTTTGATTTTTGCTCAATGTTAAACAACTGATTAACCCTTATTTTGCCACAAATGTCCTTTCAAGTAAAGGCCTGAAATCTGGGGGAGGGACGACAGTGTAGATCTGAAATGATATGTAAACATTAGTCAATAACATTATAACTTGCTTTTATATTACTGCAATTTATTTCTAAATGAGTTCATAGTTACCTCATCTTCATCAAGGATTGCTTGTGCTGTTTTCCCGAGCAATCAACCATTACATCATCCCAAATAATGAATTCAACCAAATCTGGAGCTTTATATGTAACAAAAAAACTTAACTTGAAACCTGCAAGACAGTTTTTGTTTAAAATGTATTCAATTTTGTAATTGTTTGAAGAACTATTGAATAAGCTATTAGTTATTGTTTAAACCTTGGAATTGGTGATGGCACGCCCAAACCCTTCATTGTGCAATTATTGTTAACTTTTTCCTTTTCACAATACCACAACCCATCTTCCCCTTGCTTCACTTTTGATCTGCATTCTTTGCATGAGTAGTAATACCAACTATTACCAGATGTATCTAATTCAATAATCTTTGCCATTGTGACATATGTCCCTCCTTTGGTTAAATTTGTTATGTCCGTTGACGTTTTGATGTTTGCACTTGCGAGGATGGGAGGATGGTACGCAACAGTTTCTGGAGCCCCAAAGACGGTCTCATCACCATCTGGAAAACTGGTATGGAAAATGGTGTAATTAATTTAAGGTAAGCTGAAATGGGAAAGTACAAAAAATTTTAATTCAAAGTGTATTTGGACTGTATTTTTCTGGACTGTTTTTTTTCTTGTGTATTTTTCTCCTCATTAACTATGTTTGCATTTACTTTTGCCCTAAAGACGATCTCATCACATAAAATGGATTTAATTGTCATACCTATTGTTGAACACGCTCAGCTCATTCATGTTTGGATTAACCAATATCTTCGTTGCACCCCATGTTGATGTGATGCTAACTTCCCCTGCATAGTAGAACATAATGAGTGAATAAAATTCCAACATTTTTTTTATACTTTGTATGTAATAAAAGTGCTTGTATTGCTGAATTTGTTTTTTGAAGGACCAGAATTTTATACCTTCATAAACAGAACGTTTCACGAATAGCATAACCAACGTTAGCTTTTGTTTGTTAATGAACTCTTGCTCGATTTCTGAAATTTGATCAAAATAGTCCCCAAACAATGAGCAGCACAACTGCTGGTTCCTGAAAAAACAGTTTGTAATGATTATGTTATGATTGTGTTAAGTTTAATATATCGTTTATAGAATATAGTTCATTAGAGTAAACTTACAGATTATTGCCCAAAACAATAGTCCCCCTCATCTTGCCATGACTGTCTTTTATTGGATAAAACGTGCTCCAACCTTCCAATTACATCTGCACCAGAATTTTCGACTCTTGTTAGTTACCATTTATGATGCATATATGAAAACAAAATCTAGGCATTTGTTGCTTACCAATATAAAGTCTATCTGGCATTGCACCAATGACGACCTCATTGAAAGTGTAGAAAGCATGGGTACAAAGTGGTATCTCTGCATTAGGAATGGGTACGACCCTAGTGCTGTAGTCGAACCAGATCTTGCACGGGTGATATGTTGCCATGTCAAATCCCACTCGGTTTGATGATATGCTGAACCTTCTGATTTTGTATATGCTCCCTTCATTAAGGTGCTCTAAGAAAAGCCGAGTAAGCCTCTCGTTGATTGATGCCTGAATGGTGTCTCCCTGATTTCATACATATTAGTTCATCATTTCTTAAGCAAATACTTGTCACAATAGTTTAAAAATAGCCGGAAAAATAAGGAGACTTACATTTTGGTCGATTAGGATGAGTTCTACCCCTTGCACGTCATTTGGCTTTGTCTCTGACTTTCTGTACCAcaatctcataacccgaacagtTAGTTTCTCCATCTTCGCTGTTTCTTTGGTGATGCTCGAAATTGGAATACTCTGGATATGTGCCATTATCTCTTAAGCTTTTGTTTGTCTTTGCAACGTTAATTTTTGTGTGAGATAATCTGGAAGTTTGCACTCCTATTTATAAGCCAACATGACCTCTTATGTAACCCTAACTTCCCCACTACTGCCATTAGCCCACAACTCCACTCCTTGAAAACTGTTGTAACTGTTGCCATCACATATTTAACTGCATATGACATTATTTCAGAATAAACTAATTCTCTTATTATCATGCAGTTTCTGATTTGAAGTTTGGACGGTCCAACTTTATTTAACATGACGATATTAATGTTGCCTATAAAACGTACTTGTCGAAGTAGAAATTACTCGGTAGCCTATCATTGTCATCTTCCGAGTTCGGAGTGCGCGACTGATAGTAAAGTTGCCAGAATTTTTGctccaagtaaataaatcctcgGTGATGAACGACTTTCTGTACAGATCTAAGAggattatttttttaaaaaaaaacatattttaaagTTTTACAATGGTTTAGTTATCgtgttatttttaaaaaaaatatttatttaaacaattgtgaattatttatgttataattttttaaatttgtaaatttaaaattttcaaataatttaaacatttatttgtttttttagagaaaaaaaattaaatttaattTAGAATGCTTGTTGAAGTGTAAATTAACTCGGTAGCCTATCATTGTCACTTACCAAATTCGGTGTGCGCGACTGATATTTGAGTTGTCGAGTTTTATACtgtaagtaaatactccgtcatgatTTTTTTTAAGAAATATATCGGACTATGTAGTGTTTAAAAAATATGgatgtaatttattcgcattatatgtaattcaatcccgtaattaaatgtaattcttTCTCGtaaatatgtaattttattattattttttttttttttaaaagttatGTAATTCgtctatttgtaattagttttatttattcctatttgtaattcattccgcttaTAGCCATTAActtcatttattcggaatgtataatatttttttcataatattttttcataatatttgTTCTGAGACGGAATTTGTCGTATGTACGTATAGCCAGAATTCTGAATAAATAAAaacattgcacactaacgggttcCACCATAACATG
Encoded here:
- the LOC141601579 gene encoding uncharacterized protein LOC141601579 codes for the protein MAHIQSIPISSITKETAKMEKLTVRVMRLWYRKSETKPNDVQGVELILIDQNGDTIQASINERLTRLFLEHLNEGSIYKIRRFSISSNRVGFDMATYHPCKIWFDYSTRVVPIPNAEIPLCTHAFYTFNEVVIGAMPDRLYIEIEQEFINKQKLTLVMLFVKRSVYEGEVSITSTWGATKILVNPNMNELSVFNNSFPDGDETVFGAPETVAYHPPILASANIKTSTDITNLTKGGTYVTMAKIIELDTSGNSWYYYSCKECRSKVKQGEDGLWYCEKEKVNNNCTMKGFKLSFFVTYKAPDLVEFIIWDDVMVDCSGKQHKQSLMKMSLCDDPRTIAKWDAMNNARKEEMREIVEFEPVLNSEEITPQKGVVLMAEASDKSSATKLKEIKMGKQPMAF